The window GTCGCCGCTATCACAGACCTTGCTCTGTGAAAAATCCTTAGCGATCCATCAGCTGCCTGCCGAGGGTGGTGCTCCCtgcaaatctacattctacaagtgtagagttcagcttcctccttttggcggtagagtccttggagcaaatatggctgcTGAAACCTTACtgctataccggtagttttgggtaccggttcagctatgacACTAAGGAGCTGTGTCTAATCCATGATGTGGCTGAGGACAAACCTCTTAAGCCATATTTATCACattcagcggttctctcctataaCGACTGGGCAGTGCTCAACCTCGCAGTTCCACACAGGGTGTACAAAGATTAttgtgagagacctcgtccggctGTAAAACGCAACAGGCCACAAGCTCTTCCATCGCTGCAGAATCTCCACATCGTTCCTGCAGTAAAACAGCGCTTCCTTCTTAAAATCAAAAAGCTGCTGCTTACTCACTTgtgtgtaccattctaaaaatgtatttttctgctccggagacatttgatCAAAGCCAAAATCGGAGACAGGAGGATAAGCCCCGATGTAGTTCAAATTTCAAATTCTCCTCACTAGAGAACTTGTGAGGAAAGAAGCCTTTGGATGAATCTGAAAATCCCAAAGCCGCGGGGAGGTTAGCtagtttcatcatgagaaaacttagcGAATCTATGAATCTTAAGCCAAAATCTGGATCAGAAAAACATAGGATCTTGCAGCCTTGTATGAGACTATTTTCGGGTACAAATTTTAATTGGATCATGGCTCTCAGGATTAAATAGGCGTTGAATCCTCCGGCGTTGTGAGCaataaatgtataattgctgaatttaggccgCCTCATCTGCATGATGAAATCTTGTATGCACCCCACGCCGTATTTTTCTCAAatctcgcctgaatcggattttgcgcAGATCAAAAACAGTGTATGCACACCTTTCTGATCCTAAAATGTTTCCGTGTCATTAATAAATGACTTTATCCGTTAATCTTTCAtcctttttttcaagctgaataaagcaCTGATTACTGTGGACCGGCAGTTGTTTGCAGATGGTGCATTTGGTTGTAGGACAAACATGGTCTGAATTGGTTTTACCCATAGCGATATAATAAACACGCTTACAACTCATGCATTTTTTAAGCAATTCGCTAGGAGAAACAGCCCTGTCTGCTTGAGGTCTGTAAACAGGTGTTTTATGTTTTTGAAAACAAATTAAATTTTGACATatccgattacaatcagaacatgtaaTGAGCGAGGTTTCTGTTCATTTGCATAAATTGCTATTACACACAGGGCAAAACCATGCACAATGATGCTCACTCATTGTCTGATAGGGGGTTAAAACACCAAGAACAAAAAGATTTAACGCCTAAAAACCTTTAATATTGTTATGCCGTAATAGTGGTGATTCAGCAGCAAAAGAAACAACGGGTTCGAACGGTCggcaaaatctgtttcaaatttagaaatgacttTGTCGGTTCCGAAAAAAATGACaaattttctttgaacaatattttcaaattgaatcCCATCGCTGAATGAAACGGGGGTTTGAATGGAAAGCCTGGTTTGATGATGAATATTGTTACGGACGCTGTccgttttgtggccacaagatggcctcagcgcTCCTGCCTGTTCTcctggctctagctgagccaggtgttGCTAATTCTtcaatcagggagcttcctataaaagacagctccctctgtcattcgaggagggaagcttagcagaggcctggtGTTAAAATGAGTGTTCCTCTTTTGTCCCTCCTAGTAaaccagacgttaaagtcttcgttttGATTACCTGTGTGGTACACGTCCTAGTAGCCAGAGCTCATTTTGTcttctcgttaaagagttcagctcacccttttggtggagctttttgtgtttatcTCATTCCTTTAGTTTTCCCGGAGTAGTACCGGCGTTGTGTGATTATAGATATTAGCGTTGTTTTCCCAGTAGTGGATGATCCTTctgtttagtattgttaattcCCCAGTGTGGACATCCTTTTGAttttgtattcattttgtctttgcctgcataaagcagtgatttttagttaataaactcctctaagagagtGAACCTTGGTTTGGTCCGGTAATTCACATATCTTTCTTTACGCCCTCAAtaccatcatctcctagacgagctgggggccgtaaaagagtgggggctcgtccgggatttattTGTCGTTTTTGTACATTTATGCCCGGTTTTTACATCTATTTGTGTTTTCTGGACTAACCTTGTTTTTCTCTCTTGGAGGTGGAGCGGacatcaccatggcaacctttaacttgcgggcttttgtggaggctccctcgcgccggctgctggagcgTTGCAGAAAAGCCGACCTGCAGGAAGTAGCTGCCCACTTCGATCTGGTTGTCCCGAAATCGCTCCCAAAAGACGCTCTACGGAAGTTCGTTGTGGACTATTTGGAGGCTCAAGAGATCCTTCCGCCTCCTTCCGAAACCGGCTCACGCCCTTCATCGCCTCCGGTGACTCCAGAGAAAAAGGTCAAACCAGAAGAATACTCTTCCGGCTCACCGTCACCAGATCAGAGTCCTTCGACTTCTCCATTCAGTGGAGCTCGCCTGAAACTCCGGCTCGCTCGCCTGCGCATTGAGGCTGATGAACGCGCTCTCGAACGGCGGTTACGCCATGAGTTGGACTTAAAGAGACTGGATGCCAAAACTCAGCTTAAAATGCTCGAGATCGAGCTGCGAAATAAGAAGCCCGTTCCTGACGCGGCTTGGACTTCCTCTCAGGACCCTGATGACTCGACTGCCTCCCATACGGGAGTTCGCCCGGATCCAGTGGAACCCGCCAGTCCGTTGTTGCGGACTCCGCCTTTTGATGTTAGTAAATGCATCACGCTACTGCCCCAGTTCCGGGAGACAGAAGTGGACGGCTACTTCCTTGCCTTTGAGCGGATCGCTGCGACGCTGCAGTGGCCTCGCGAGGTCTGGCCTCTCCTCTTGACTTGCAAGTTaacaggtaaggcccttcaggtgGTATCCGCTCTGTCTCCAACAGATGGAGCAAGTTATGACAAGGTGAAATCTGCTGTGCTCACAGCGTATGAACTACTTCCTGAAGCTTACAGACAACGCTTCAGATTCGAAAAACCACAGGTAAATCAGTCCTATGTTGAGTATGCCCATTTAAAGTCTGTGTTATTTGAGAAATGGTGCACTGCTTCTCATGTCTCCTCATTTGCTGAACTAAAGGAGCTTATATTAATTGAAGAGTTCAAACGACATCTTCCCGAAAGACTGGTTCTTTATTTAAACAAACAGAAGGTGAATTCCTTCTCTGAGGCTGCTCTCCTCGCCGATGAGTTCTCCCTCTCTCACCGGGTCAGAGAGATTCGTACTGACGCGAACCgtgcattcagacccagtgtaagaCTAACTCCAAACTCAAATCCCAAAAAACCAGAGTGTTTTTACTGCCATAAACGTGGCCACGTCATCCGTGATTGTTATTCCTTGAAACTGAAGAACCGTAGAGCCGGAAGTTCTCCAAATAAGGTCAGAACCGAAATAGAGTGTTGCGAAGAAGCTAGCGCTAAAAACCGAATCCCTGCTATGAGCCATTCCTTTCAGAGGGTTTTGTCTCTCTTCCGGGTTCTGAAGCCGACTCAAAAGTTGTTATTTTGAGAGATACAGGAGCTTCCCTAACTTTAATAAAACGAAGCTTGTTATCGTTTTCTAAAAATAGCCAAGCTGGCTATTCGGTGTTACTACAAGGTGTCGAGATGGGAGCTATCTCGGCCGAAATGCACCACATTAAACTGACCTGCCCCTTAGTCTCAGGTGATTTTCTGGTTGGGGTGTTGAACGAACGCCCTACAAAGGGAGTTGATTTGATTTTAGGGAACGATGCTGCTGGAGGTTTGGTCGTACCTCTGCCTGAACTCATTTTAGAACCCGAAGTTCATGATAGTGCAGGCCCTCTGCCTGCTTGTGTGCTAACTAGAGCGCAAGCTAAAAAGGATCTGGAGATAACCCTCCGTGATTCTGTGTTGCATCCTTTCCTGTCAGACGACAACTCCGTTGCAGATACCACTGCTGTTATGAAGCCCCAGGTTGCTGTAAATTTTCCTCTAAGCTATAATGCTTTGGTCACAGCTCAGAAAACGGACAAACTCTCCGACCTTATTTTAACTCGCTGCTGGTAACTCTAATCCTGTCACTAATCTTCCTTTTTCTTGGACCCCAGTCTGTCACCAGGTTTTACTTTTTCTTAGGAATCTTGTGTTTTGCACCGATCCTGGCTGCTCCTGATCTGTCCCGGCCCTTTAAAATCGAGGTTGACGCCTCTGACGCCGGAGCAGGAGCTGTTCTTCTCCAAGAGGATGCTAACGGACTTGATCACCCCGTCTGCTATTTCTCCAGGAAGTTCAACCAGTCACAACGCAACTACTCTACAATAGAAAAGGGAACTCTGGCTTTAATTTGGTCCCTACAACATTTTCATGTATATGTCTGCAACCATTTCACCACTGTTGTTTTCTCAGATCACAACCCGCTGACCTTCCTCCACCGCATGTTCAACGCCAATCAACGTCTGATGAGATGGGCTCTCCTCCTCCAGGAGTTCAACATCGAAGTCCGCCACAAGAAGGGGGCGGACAACATGATGGCTGACGCGCTATCCTGATGCCACCCAGATTGAGGCTCCCTAGTAGAGATCTTGTTTTTAGTTTAGCTGTGAGGATCTCCTCTAAGGCTAGTGTTGGTAGCGAAAGCTAccatctcgggaacactccgcagCGCTGAGGATCAGTGCAGCGTGATTTTAAAGTGTTTAATCAGCCCGCCTTCCGAGATCCAGggatttagttagttagttagttagttagctgGTTTTTTTCTCTAGTTAGTTAGTGGGAGCGCTCTTGTTTTAgtggcaacaacaaaaataaattttAGTTGTTTTGAGGGGGAGGGTGTTACGGACGCTGTccgttttgtggccacaagatggcctcagcgcTCCTGCCTGTTCTcctggctctagctgagccaggtgttGCTAATTCTTGaatcagggagcttcctataaaagacagctccctctgtcattcgaggagggaagctgaGCAGAGGCCTGGTGTTAAAACGAGTGTTCCTCTTTTGTCCCTCCTAGTAaaccagacgttaaagtcttcgttttGATTACCTGTGTGGTACACTTCCAAGGAGCCAGAGCTCGTTTTGTcttctcgttaaagagttcagctcacccttttggtggagctttttgtgtttatcTCATTCCTTTAGTTTTCCCGGAGTAGTACCGGCGTTGTGTGTTTATAGATATTAGCGTTGTTTTCCCAGTATTGGATGATCCTTctgattagtattgttaattccccagtgtggacgtccttttggttttgtattcattttgtctttgcctgcataaagcagtgatttttagttaataaactcctctaagagagtGAACCTTGGTTTGGTCCGGTAATTCACATATCTTTCTTTACGCCCTCAATACAgtcatctcctagacgagctgggggccgtaaaaaatattttttgccacATCCATTAACTCTGTATCTGTCGCTGCGGGGATTAACAGCCCGGCTAAGCTGAACGCGAAACACAAGGCTTGATCGGTCTCGGGGGGTGAAACGAGATGAAATCGCTTTTTCTCCACTAATTCCTGATCAAGAATACTCTCAATTTTTTGTTTCCCACCACCGGATGGATTATTCACcacctgcagtctgaaattaaaatcATAGTCAGCTGCCAGCGCTTCATTCGATTGGACTAATTTGTCGAAAAATAGCTGAAAATTTTGCATCATATTTGCTCCGTCATAATTAAAGTTAATTTGGTGAGTTGAATGCTGTGTGTTGATTTCAAACTGAATCCTATCATTTGCATGAGCGATCTGACTTCCCCTTTCAGCAAATCTATTTCATATATCTATAACTTTGAGAGAAAACTCTGCAGGGTCTGTGATTCCGTGGTTTATTGAAAAAGATAAGttttctctaatttcacgctgattAAAAGCATCATTGGAATTATTGAGATTATTGCTCCCGCCCCCTTGTTGGTTAACATCATATGATTGTTCTATTTGCCTCAGAATTTCATCTAAAGTATGAGGAGAAGGCGCTGACAAGTTTATTAGAATTTCTTCGGCCTCATCTGAAGGAGGAGTTTGGCAGGCTAGAATTTAGGGGCgttggactggggggggggggagggggggggggggggggggggctaccgtttacccagggcccactgcagggaggggctctgagacagctttgaataaaaatgttttattgttgttgttttttccccccaacttacttaatgtcttaataaacttccctttacctggataaagaggttaagaaacagaatttcgccttaaaaataataactgaataatctctgaggcatctatcaccccttaaaaatgtgcaaagtggtttagtccacacctgcggccaggggctgcactgaCGCATGTACAGCAAATGAGAcatgatgccgacagccagagctggaggcaggagagtcagtcatgtcttttcccaagaaagggaaatctggcttccagaaaagaaaagaaaagaaggagaaggagaaaaagttaattgaacagaagcaagtagaaggaaggtgagcagcagcagttgaacacagttttagctgatattagctagctctcagaagctgcattcatgttaggtgttcagtgttaaacacctttagtttcaccatcaagatcaaatataaattaattagtgttatcagtgataacactaattaatatatatatattaatcagaattattatcgcgggcggccgccgccaattaattcgcggacctcgcagtaaaaacaggttcactctgtgtggatatttcagctccttcccagtcatggaccaggacaaacttggtatcgatggattcgtggtaatctcaggaatgagaagctgccactgtttttcgtatagcatgatgacactggtgttagaggattgttattgacttggttagatattttaagcctgttttaaatttctttatatttgatcttgaaaatggacaatcttataatttggctgataatgcagggattataaaatttagagtacattacattcacagagagaacctggtttatttcatggcatatgtatttaatatatcaatatttaTCAGCaaggcttaacatcatgaaccatgacagacatgactgaagagcagatgaagatatcataccaggcactgatgagaaaatattacaaggatctcacagctgaaattgagaatgagatgctacacctgagaataatatatggtgccacatttccacacattcggtctcctcttgagctgcttaatgccatctatacaggatgcaattacagagcatttttggagacgtttgtattggactgaggatattttgcacactacctgtgactgttgctgggggtgaacgggctttcagcaaactgaaactggtgaaaaattatttgagatcaacaatgtcccaggatagactgaacagcctagctcttcttcctattgaaagccaattagccaaaggattggactttaaagatctcataagtgattttgctaacatgaagacccgtcagtgagcatttactggaaaataaattccaggatttttgtgcatgacaaaaaatgtgtaagagagatattaagtaattgagcatgggggcccacctagaagacttgtacctagggcccagaatttggtgctacgcccctgctagAATTCGATctaaaatgtcatcatttgaagcTAATTTATCCTCTACTTCACTCAGATCTGAAAGTCCGCTTCAATCAGACCAATCCGGCAGCAGCAAATTATTGTATTCAGGTGTATGGTTAACATCGTGTGATTGTTCTATTTGCCTCCGAATTTAATCTAAAGTTTGTGGAGATGGCGGATCTGAATTTAATAGAATTTCTTCGGCCTCATCTGAAGGACGAGGAGGAGTTTGGCAAGCTAGCTAGAATTCTATCTAAAATCCCATTATTTGCAGCTAATTCATCATCATCCAAATCTGAAAGTCCACTCAGATCGAACCAATCCGGTAGCAAATCACAATATTCAGGCGtatgcaaggccggattaaccatatgggcaactgggcaattgcccagggcccacaaactctaaagggcccagggcagcaagggcacgagcaaattactgtatctgtaatctcccgcttgatattaaactagtgtgactgtacgtcctgttttccctggacatgtccgcttttcactctgtcctggatgtccgggttcttgtattgatgaaaatgtccggcttttcatccaggagcacggatgggggagctgtatatccttcaCATTCAggtgagccggaaaaaagttttctacctatattactatattatcattcatggactcttttcagcagagagcggcagagcgatgatcggtgcgcagcgctccaggctgctgcgtccagcgcacggtccattctcaaagtggcgcaaccaataaactataattagcacacgatcgttcatgtccgcacatgttctctactttctgtcttatttgtgcctggcgctctgctactgcggagctcatcacctgtgctgcggtgatttcatctCACTGACGCAACATCGAAacacgcactccgctttgcggtcaggagatccctttgatctgctcaaaagtaactgatgaggtgaaaaagtaagaatccaggcagcagcttttctggagagtttagaggagatgcaggaagatgagagacagacagggcaggaaatagttaaataaaaacaagaaaacaaaacaaagtgttgaaaagaaaaatgtaggtagatttatctccactacacatttttacctgtataaagcaataagttacacacatgtcatatttatatatctgatacaattcagatcaccttcaaaactcagtcacacagccagggccgtttcaagacattttgggggccaaggcaaaatgaccccccccccccccacacacacacacacacacaccaccaccaccaccaccccacccccataactgggctccccagaagcctctgtgtaatccataccctctccaggagtattagttatacagtgtttataaaagctcctcagacatcgctgacatgttctaata is drawn from Nothobranchius furzeri strain GRZ-AD chromosome 4, NfurGRZ-RIMD1, whole genome shotgun sequence and contains these coding sequences:
- the LOC139069734 gene encoding uncharacterized protein, whose translation is MATFNLRAFVEAPSRRLLERCRKADLQEVAAHFDLVVPKSLPKDALRKFVVDYLEAQEILPPPSETGSRPSSPPVTPEKKVKPEEYSSGSPSPDQSPSTSPFSGARLKLRLARLRIEADERALERRLRHELDLKRLDAKTQLKMLEIELRNKKPVPDAAWTSSQDPDDSTASHTGVRPDPVEPASPLLRTPPFDVSKCITLLPQFRETEVDGYFLAFERIAATLQWPREVWPLLLTCKLTAYELLPEAYRQRFRFEKPQESCVLHRSWLLLICPGPLKSRLTPLTPEQELFFSKRMLTDLITPSAISPGSSTSHNATTLQ